GGTACGTCGTCGTCGATGATCAGATTCAGTTCCACATCCCGTCTGAAACGATGATGGCGGAACTGCTCGATCAGTGCGACAAGATGATCGTGAAGCGGAAAGGGAATGCGCTCGACTTCCATGTGTCCCGATTCGACGCGCGAAAGGTCGAGCACCTCGTCGACGATACGCATGAGGTTATTCCCGGTCTGCGCAAGCACGTCGACAAGCTTCTGCTGATCGGCGTTAAGACTCGAATCTTGCAGAAGGTCGACGATGCCGAGCACCGTTCCAAGCGGATTGCGCAGTTCATGGCTGAGATTCGAAATAAAAGCATCTTTGTTTTTATTGGATTGATGCAGCAATCCCTGAAACCGATCGCTGATGGCGATGAGCTTGTTCAGACGGTTCTGTAGTTTGCGGTATCGGATCAGCTGACGCTCCGCCTGCGAAGCGAGATCGGCGTCGACCGTCTTCAGTCGCTCGACAAGCTGCTGCATGTCCTCCGTCGCCGCCTCGTTAACCGGAGCCCCCGCTTTTTCAGGAGGTTGCAGTCGTTCGGATTGATAGAGATCGCTGATAAAGAGCGTGCGGTAGAGCTTGCGGTTCAGTGTGCGGTAGGCCTCGGCCAGGGCTCTGTACTCGGCCAGTATATCAAAATCTTCCGGGCCGTTCAGCACCTCGTCGATGCGAAAACGGACGGCATCCTCCGTTTCCTGTTTAATGTAGGAGGAGCGCTGAGGCTTCATGACTCGCCCGGCACGATATCAAAGGGCATCGTAAACTCTTCTTTGAATTCTTCGGCCAGCTCTCGCGATCGTGGATTCTCGGAATCGAAACGCCAGACGACGCCCGTCTTCACACCGGCCTGATGTCCTTCGTCCAGTATATCAAGCATATCAAGCACGCATTTCGTCGAGCTGCTGTTCATGTAGCTGATGTTAATATCGATTCGGATGTCTTTTTTTTCGTCTACGAGAGCGCGCAGCCAGCGCACGACGGGCGTGTAGATCTCAAACGAATTCTCGGGATACGATTCTCCCTCGATAAAGACCGTTCCCTCTCTATAGAAGATGGAAGGTGTGGAGGCCGTTTTTGTCACTTCCGGAAAATCCATGCAGCAATCCTCTTCAGTTATCATAAATTCTCATATAAAAGCGGTCAGACTGAAAAAATCGTAGCGATCGTCGACCGGCCGGATGTTTTATATTCCATATTCGACGACGTTTTTCTCGCAATGTCTATCAGGCCGATGCCCGCTCCTCTTGCCCCTTCGGGTCGCTCGCTGCGCAGCTGTTTCTTATACAGGGCCTTCAAATCGTCGGCATTCATGGCGTTGATCTGTTCGATGCGCTCTTTCAGGGGCTGAACGTCATCTTTTAGAATGTAGTTGCCCGATGTGACGGCATGGGTCTCGTCTTTGCGAGCGACAACGACGATCGTGCTGCTTAACTCGCCGGGCGGAAGCTGCGACTATGTCCCAGTGATAGTTAGACTTTGAGGCAGGACCCACTGAATGCATCCTATGCCGAGATCCGCTCGTCAATCTTTTTATCCAGGAAGGTGTTTAAGAACTCATGGATATGAGTGTATGACCGCACCTTACGGAATTGTTCCTCCTGTGATAGCAGGAGACTACCGACCCATCGGAGCACCTGGTCTGTCTGAGGCCTTGACCGTTTAACCCGGTTAAGCTGAGATCTGGGATTCGAGAATGCCGAATCGATCAGATTGGTTGTGTAAAAGGATGTTCTCAATTTCGGCGGCATATTGATGCGATGCAGCGTTAACAGTGCCTCTAAACCCTCCTGAAGACTCTGAGAGGCACTGTAGCTGATGGATTCGAGCCATGATAGAACGGACCGCATCTCGCTTGCGACATCTTCGTAACTGTTAGCGCTGAATGCCTGCTTGTATCTCTTGCAGAATTCTGCATGATACTTCCGTGGGAGCTTGGCAAGAACATTTCTCTGTTTATGAAGGTAGCAGAGTTGGATCTCTGCCTTCTTTCCGAAGAACTCTCTGGCCGCTTTTTCAAGAGCCTTTGATCCATCCATGACGACAAGCACACGATCTGTGAAGCGGATATCACGGCTCTCGATTGATTGAAGGACACTGAGTGCGCTATCAGCATTCTCTGTAGACCCCTCAGAAATGCCCAGAAAATGCTTGTTTCCGGCCGTATCGACCCCGAGAGCAACGATTACGACAGAGCCGCCGAATACGATGCCATCAAGAACAATACACCAGAATGTCTGATCAGGAAACCTGCGTGAATTCAAATGATTGAGCGACTCACGGCTGGACTTCACAAACTCCCGCGAAACCGCACTCCGCGAAAGGCCGAGAGAGGCTTCTGTCTTTCTCAGCGTCTTTTCATAGTTCCGGGTGCTGATGCCTGCCAGCATCAGGCGCTCAACATGCTCGCGAAGATCAGAGCGATCCTGAAGGATCTCATATCGCTCCAGCTTCACTTCCTTGCCATTGCTTCGAGCTCTGGGCCTCTGGATGGCCACCCTTTCACCATCGAGCACAATGGAACCACGCTGGCTGCCGCCTCGATGGGCAAGACCACGGCCTCTCTTATGCTCCCCTGTCTTGCCGCATAACGTTTCGATTTCTTCGAGAATCAAAGCTCCTACGTAACCGAGTGCAAATTCGCGCACTCGAGCATCGAGGCTGGTTCGAATATAATCCCGAAAACCTTCGGCCGTAAGGCTTTGTGTTTGACTGGTTTCTGCCCGTTCGTTCTTCTTCATATGGAACCCTCCGTAAGGGAATGTGGTGTTCGGCCCATTTTGGGCCAGGGTTCCGCCTTTTCAAACTCTAACTAAATTCGGGACATAATCGAAGCTGCCTTTCGATGATGTAATTGCGCGCGTTCTGCGTCAGTTCGATATAAATCGAGAAAACATCAGAGATTGCCGCCTTCGTCACATTCTCATTATCGAGGTGATTGCGAATCGCTATGCCTATCTCTTCGAGGATGCTGTGCGAGAACGGGCCGTTAAAGCAGATCAGGATATTACTGTCGTTGAATTCTTTCTTTATCTGAAAAAGATCCATGCCATCCTCACTCTTCTTTTTTCAGCCATCTCTATTCTTTCGGGCAATCGCACTCGGCCTTTCATCACAGCCTGAAGCCGATCAGCGTCTGATCGTCCCGCTGCCTGTAGTCGCCTCTGTATTCACGCAGAGTCTGCTCAAAGGCCGACTGCTGCTCCGGCATGGGCCGGTGACCGTTCTCACGGATCATCTCCTGAAACCTCTGCGAGCCGAAGCCGAAGCCTTTGCTTCCTCCAGGCTCGTCGAGAATTCCGTCTGTCGTAATATAGAACGATGATCCCGAAGGATTCCCTATCGTCAACGCCTGATACGCAAAATCCGTCGATGAGCTGCGATAGCCAATTCTCTGAATGTCGCCTCTATGTTCCAGCACGTTACCGTCCCGGAACTCGAAAAGCGACAGGCCGGCCCCTGAATAGGAAAGCCCTTTCGACTGCCTGTCGATGACGCACAATCCGATGTCCAGCCCCGCGTCGATCTCTTTGAAGCGCAGGGTCTCTTTCATGATGCGATTCAGCTCAGAGAGCATCGTAGCCGGGTTCAGCTGCGGCGACGACTCTACGATATGATTGAGCGCCGAGGCCGCCGTCATCGTCATAAAGGCGCCGGGCACGCCATGCCCCGTGCAATCGACGACAGCAAGCACGATGCTGGAATCGGTAAGGCGAAGGTAATGGAAATCGCCGCCGACCACAAGCTTCGGGCGATTGAGAAGCAGATAATCCGAAAAGCAAGATTCAAAGAGCGCCGTATCGGGCAGGATCGACGACTGGATCATCGACGCATAACGAATGCTTTCGTCGATCTCCTTCTGCGATTGCCTGAGGGCCGTATTTGCGCTTTGCAGTT
This region of Leptonema illini DSM 21528 genomic DNA includes:
- a CDS encoding DUF1987 domain-containing protein yields the protein MITEEDCCMDFPEVTKTASTPSIFYREGTVFIEGESYPENSFEIYTPVVRWLRALVDEKKDIRIDINISYMNSSSTKCVLDMLDILDEGHQAGVKTGVVWRFDSENPRSRELAEEFKEEFTMPFDIVPGES
- a CDS encoding IS256-like element ISLil1 family transposase, which encodes MKKNERAETSQTQSLTAEGFRDYIRTSLDARVREFALGYVGALILEEIETLCGKTGEHKRGRGLAHRGGSQRGSIVLDGERVAIQRPRARSNGKEVKLERYEILQDRSDLREHVERLMLAGISTRNYEKTLRKTEASLGLSRSAVSREFVKSSRESLNHLNSRRFPDQTFWCIVLDGIVFGGSVVIVALGVDTAGNKHFLGISEGSTENADSALSVLQSIESRDIRFTDRVLVVMDGSKALEKAAREFFGKKAEIQLCYLHKQRNVLAKLPRKYHAEFCKRYKQAFSANSYEDVASEMRSVLSWLESISYSASQSLQEGLEALLTLHRINMPPKLRTSFYTTNLIDSAFSNPRSQLNRVKRSRPQTDQVLRWVGSLLLSQEEQFRKVRSYTHIHEFLNTFLDKKIDERISA